AGCCTGGCCACCGCTTCGGGGTCCAGGATGCTCACCCACCCCACCCCGATCCCCTCGGCCCGGGCGGCGGTCCAGAGGTTGCCCACGGCCAGCACCACGGAGTAGTAGGCGAGGGTCTCGGGCATGGTGTGGTGGCCGAGGCTTCTCGCGACGGGCCTCTGGAAGACGGCGAGGTGCAGGGGAGCCTCGAGGAGGCCCTCGAGGCGCAGGCGGTCGTAGACTTGCTGGGCCTTTCCTTGAAAAAGGACCCTCTCCCGGGCCCTTGCCTTTTGGTGAAGGGCGAAGACCCTTTCTTTGGTCGCCCTTTCCCGGATCTCCACGAGGGCCCAGGGTTGGGTGAGCCCCACGCTCGGGGCGGCGTGGAAGGCTTGGTAGAGCCTTTCCAGGACCTCCTCCGGAATGGGGTCGGGCCGGAAGTGGCGGATGTCCCGGCGGGTAAGGAGGGCCCGGTAGACCGCCTCCCTTTCCGCCTTGCTAAAGGCCCAAGAGCTCGCCATAAAGCCCCACCACCTTTCCCACCACCAGGAGGGCCGGGGAGGGGAGGCCTTCCCCGAGGCCCGGGAGGTCCTCCACCCGGCCCAGCCGCACCGCCTCCCCCGGCCAGCCCACCCGGGCGAGGAGGGCGAGGGGGGTTTCCGGGGGAAAGCGTTCCAAAAGCCTTTCCTTGAGCCCTCCCAGGGCGTGGAGGGGCATGAGGAGGACCAGGGTGTCCGCCCGGGGGAGGGGGAGGGCGGGGTCGTGCCCCGTGGCCACGGCGAAGCTCCGGGCAAGCCCCCGGTGGGTGAGGGGAAGGCCCAGGGCGGAAAGGGCTCCCACAGCGCTCGTCACCCCCGGGACCACCTCAAAGGGGATGCCCGCCCGCCTCAAGGCCAAAGCCTCCTCCCCGCCCCGCCCGAAGACCATGGGGTCCCCCCCCTTGAGCCGGGCCACCACCCGTCCCTCCCGGGCCAGGGCGATGAGCCTCGCCGTGATGGCCTCCTGGGGGGTCTTTTCCCCGTAGCCCTCCTTGCCCACGGGGACGAGCTCCCCCCTGGCCAGGGCGAGGACGCCGGGGTGGACCAGGCGGTCGTGGAGGACCACCTCGGCCACCTCCAAGACCTTAAGGGCCTTTAGGGTGAGGTGCTCCGGCCCTCCGAACCCCGCCCCCACCAGGTAGACCTTCCCCCTCATCGCCGCCTTGGGAAGAGGCGGTGGAGCCTTCTGTGGAGGGCGTCCAGGTCCTGGTAGAGGGCCTCGGCCTCCGCCTTAAGGGCCCTAAGGCGCCCCTCCATGGCCTCCACCGCCAGGAGAAGCCCACGCCAGTAGGGCTCTTCGGGCTCCTGGGCGGCCCTTTCCTCCAGGTGGAGGAGGGCCTCCCTTAGGGCTTCCTCCAGGGCGGGAAAGGTCTTGGCCTCGGCGAGGCGCTTGAGCTCGGGCCTTTCCCCAAGCACGGGGGCAAGCTCCTCCCGCTCGTGGAGGAGGTCGTGGGCCTCCTTCTCCAAAAGCTCGCCGATCGCGATCCTCAGGGCCGAAAGCTCGTGGCACGCCATCTAGATCACCTCCAAAAGCTTTTCCCGGTAGACCTCCCCTCCCTCTAGGTGGGTTTTCCGCAGGGGGAGGGCGTCCTCCGGGGAGAGCCCTCCGTAGACCACCCCTTCGGGGTAGGCGATGAGAACGGGCCCCTTGCCGCAGCGGCTGAGGCAAGGGGTAGGGGTGAGCTGGACCAGGGGCCCGAGGTCCCTCAGGCCCTCCTCCAGGCGGCGCAGAAGCCCCAGGGCCCCCCTTGCCCGGCAGTCCTCCCCGGTGCAGAGGAGGAGGTGGGTGAAGGGCCCGTGGGGGTGGCGGCCCGGGGCGAAGAGGGCGTGGCGGAGGGCCCTTAGCCCCGCGATCTGGGCCTCCCGCCTCGGGGCGAAGCGGCCCAGGGGAAAGCGGTAGCGGCAGGTGTCGCAGGGGGCGTACCCGCCCTCCAGGGCCTCTCGGTAGCGGTCGGCTAGGGCCTCGAGGAGGGCGGGGTGGCCCATGAGGGGGGGGAGAATCTCCAGGTCCAGGCCCGCCACCCGGCCCTGGAGCCTCTCCTCCACCACCCCCCGGAAGAAGAGGTGGGGGAGGAGGAAGACCCTCCTCGGCCTCAAGGCGGCGAGGCGCAGAAGGGCCTCCCTGGGCGTGGGCCTCGCCTTGGCGGCGTAGGCGGGGACCGTGGGCACCCCGGTTTTCTCCTCTATGAGCCGGGCGAGGGCCGCCCCTTCCGCGTTCGCCCCGGGGTCGGTGCCGCCCCTCAGGACCAGGACCGCCCCGTCCTCCGGCGTGGCCCCCCTGCGCCCAAGCCGCTCCGCCCAGAGGGCCACCAGGGCCGGGTGGGTGCCGAGGGGGCGGGCGAGGAGGAGGCGGGCCTTGGGGTACCGGCCCCTGGCCGCCTCCAGGGCAAGGGGCAGGTCGGCCTTTAGGTGCCCCGCCCCGAGGAGGAGGAGGGGGAGGACCACCCCGCCCCCTCCCTTGGCGAGCTCCAAGGCGGCCTCGAGGAGGGTAGGGCTTTGGTGCTCTATGAAACCCAAAAGCACCTCCTCTCCAAGCCGCCTTTCCAGCCCCTTCCTGAGCCCCTGGGCCAGGGCCTGGGCCCTGGGGTCGGGGGAGCCGTGGGCGGCGAGGAGGATCACGGCAGGGCCTCCTCGGGGATCCCCAGGGATAGGACCCCTAGGGCCAGGGTGAGGTTCCCCCGCTTCGTCTTCTCCACGAGAAGCCTCGCCCCTTCCGCCAAGACGGCGGCCTCGGCCACCCCCCATAGCCCCGTGTGGCGGAAGACGGCCTCCGAGGGGTTGGGGATCCTCTGGGCGTTTAAGACCTCCTTGGGGTAGAAGCGCAGGGGGAGGCCCACCTCCTCGGCGAAGGCTAAAAGCCCCGCCTCGTCCCGCTTGAGCTCGGCCGTGGTCAGGACCCTAAGGCTTTCCCGGGCGAAGCCCCCTTCCTCCAAGAAGGCGAAGACCTCCCGCCGGATCTCCTCCAGGGGGGTTCCCCGGTTGCACCCGATCCCCAGGACCAGGGCGGGGGGGTGGGCGAAGAAGGCGGGGACGGGAAGGGGGAAGGCCTTGCGCACGGTGAAGAGAACCATCCCCTCCACCCCTTCCGGGCGGGGCTCCTCGAGCACCCGCACCATGGGGTAACGCCCCAAAGGGCTGAGGTCCACGCAGTCCGACCAGAAGCCCACGGCCCTTCCGTCCACCAGGAGGGCGGAGACCTCCTTGAGGGGGCTCCAGTCGGGGACCCGGGCCCCAAGGGCCTTGGCCAGCAGGTCGGGGGCGGGGGCGCGGAGGCTATCCGTTCCCGTGGTGAGGACGGCCTCACCCCCCAGGGCCTCGGCGAGGTGGCGGGCTAAGGGATTTGCCCCGCCCAGGTGCCCGGCGAGGAGGGGGACGAAGTAGCGTCCCTTGAGGTCCACCACCAAAACGGCAGGGTCTACCCTTTTGTCCAGGATCAGGGGGGCGATGGCCCGGAGGACGATCCCCGAGGCCATGACGAAGACGTGGCCGTCGTGGAGGGCCCAGGTCTTGAGGAGGAGTTCCTTGATGGGCTCCTCAAAGTAGACCGCCCCCTCCGAGAGGCCCCGGTACTTGGCCGCGGCGTAGAGGGTGCTCCCGGGGAGGGCCCTTTGGATCCTCTCCGCCACGGCGAGGCCGGGGAGGGTGAGGGTGTAGACGGCCACCCTCTCGGGGCGCAAGGGCCCAAGTTCAGGCATCCCGCCTCCCCGAGCTAGCCCCCTCGGGGCTGACCAGGGAAAGCCCTGGGGTTTTCCCGGGGAGGGCTTCCTTGGTGCCCAGGTCGTACTTCAGGGCGTAGCCCCTGGGGGTGAGGAAGGTGCCTTCGTAAAAGCGGCTTTGGCTGTTGCCGATGACCACCGTGGTGAGCATGCCCGCCTCCGCCTCCTTTAGCCCCTCCAGGGTGGTGAGGGCGACCTCCTGCCGTTTGCGGTAGGCGCTCTTCACCAAGGCGGCCGGGGTTTCCTTGGGGCGGTATCCCAGGAGGATCTCGGCGCTTTTCCTAAGCTGCCAGTCCCGCCTTTTGCTTTGGGGGTTGTAGAGGACCACCACGAAGTCCCCCTGCCCCGCGGCGTGGAGCCTCCGCTCTATGAGGGGCCAGGGGGTGAGGAGGTCGGAGAGGCTGATGAGGCAGGTGTCGTGGGCTATGGGGCTTCCCAGGAGGCTCGCCACGGCGTTGGCCGCCGTGACCCCGGGGATGACGGCGAGGAAAACCTCCCCTTCCTCCCCGGCGAACCTTCCGGGAAGCCCCACCCCCCCGTCCACCCGCTTTAGGCCCCGCTCCTCCATGAGCTCCAAGACGGGGGCCGCCATCCCGTAGATCCCCGGGTCCCCTCCGGAGACGAGGGCCACCTTTTGGCCAGAAAGGGCCCGCTCCAGGGCCTCCTCCGCCCGGTCCAGCTCCTCGGTCATGCCCTTCCTGACCACCTCCTTCCCCGCAAGGAGCCCCATCTCCTCCAAGAGCTTCACGTAGGTGCTGTAGCCGATGACCACTTCCGCCCCTTCCAGGGCCTCCCGGGCCCTTTGGGTAAGGCCCGGAAGGTCCCCGGGGCCCATGCCCACCAGGAAGAGTTCTCCCATGCCCTCACCTCCTGTAGCGGTGTTTGAAGTCCGGGTCGTAAAGCCGGCTCCTCGTGCCCTTGGCCCTCAAGGCCTCCCCCACCAAATAGACCGTGGTGTCCCGGGCGGGGAGGTGGGCGAGGCCCTTAAGGTCCGTAAGCCCCACCTCCTCCCCCGGCTGGGCCACCTTGTGCCCGTAGAGCACCGGGGTGTCCCCGGGAAGCCCCGCTTCCAGAAGCTCCCGGGATAGCCTCCTTGGGTGCATCCCCGAGAGGTAGACCGCAAGGGTCAGCCCCTTGCGGGCAAGGCTTTTGGGGTCCTGGCCCTCAGGGACGGGGGTCCTGACCCCAAGCCGGGTGAAGGCCACCGCCTGGGCCACCCCCGGGGCGGTGAGGGAGAGGCCCGCCCTCGCCGCCAGGGCGAAGGCCGCCGTGACCCCGGGCACCACCTCCACCCCGACCCCGAGGGCCTCGAGGGCCTCCTTCTCCTCCAGAAGGGTCCCGTAAAGCCCCGGGTCCCCCGAGTGGAGCCGGACCACCCCTCCGCCCTTCTGGGCCTCCTCGGCCAGGGCCAGGACGATCTCCTCCAAGGTCATCCCCTTGGAGTCCAGAAGCGCCGCCTTTGGGGCAAGCGCCCGCAAGGCCCCTTCGGGGAAGAGGCTTCCCGTGTAGAGGACAAAGCGGGCCTCTCCCAGAAGCCTCGCCCCCTTCACCGTGAGGAGCTCCGGGTCCCCGGGCCCCCCGCCCACCACGTGCACCACGGGCCTCATCCTTTCCCCCCCTTTCGCCAAAGCCCCACCAGGGTCCAGTAGTCCCGCGCCACTCCCTTGGCCGCCCCTAGGGGCAGGACCCTCTCCCCCGGCATCCCCAGGCGCAAAAAGGCCCACCCTTCCCGGTCGGGAAAGGCCTTTTCTAGGGCCTCGAGGTCCTTGGCCTTGTAAACGAAGACGCTCTGGAAGCGGTTCAGGCCCTCTGGGTCCACGGGACCAAGCCCCGTCACCGCGGCGAACCCTTCTTCCCCCAGGGCGATGGGCTTAAGGAGGCTGGCCGCCGCCAGCTGATGGGCGCTGATCCCGGGGACGGCCTCCACCGCAACCCCCTCCAGATAGGGGAGGAGGTTCAAGGGGGAGGCGTAGAGGAGGCTGTCCCCCAGGACGAGGTACCCTCCCTCTCCGTAGCGGGAAAGGGCCTCCCGGACCCTGTGGGCCGCCTCCCTCCTGGCCCTCTCCGCCTCCTTGCGGTCTCCCCCGGTGAAGAGGGGCAAGGGGAGGAGGGGCTTGCCCTCGGGGAGGAAGGGCCGGGCGATCCCCAAGGCGATGGGCTCCCTCCCCTCCTCCTTGGGGTAGAAGAGGACGGGGAGCCTTTGGATGAGCCTTAGCGCCTTCAGGGTGAGGAGCTCGGGGTCGCCGGGGCCCAGGCCGATCAGGTAAAGCTTCATGCGACCTCCTTGGTCACGGCGAGAAGGGTAATGGGGTTTTGCGCCTCGAGGCGGTGGTAGCGGGCGAGGGGCACCACCCGGCTCGCCTGGACCTGGAAGCCCTCCAGGGGGAGCCCCGTTCCCTTCAAAAAGCCGTAGGCCGCAAGGAGGTTCTCCAGGGTGATGGCCGCCACCACGAGCCTTCCCCCGGGCCTCAGGGCCTCGAGGCTCACCCGGAGGATCTCCTCAAGCTCCCCCCCGCTTCCCCCCACGAAGACGGCATGGGGGGCGGGGAGGCCCTCTAGGGCCTTTGGGGCCTCCCCCTTGACCAGGTGGAGGTTAAAGGCCCCGAAGCGGCGGGCGTTCTCCTCAATGTGGGGCCAGGACTCGGGGTTCTTCTCCACGGCGTAGACCTCCCCCCAAGGGGCGAGCCTCGCCGCCTCAATCCCCACGCTTCCCGTCCCGGCGCCGATGTCCCATAGGACCCCGTTCGGGGGAAGGCCGAGGAGGCCCAGGGCGAGGAGGCGGACCTCCCGCTTGGTGATGAGCCCCTTCTTGGGCATCCTTTGCTCAAAGGCCTCGTCGGGGAAGAAGCCGAGCCTTGGGGGAAGGGGCCCCTTGGCCTCCAGGATGAGGACGTTGGGGTCCAGGAAGCGCTCCTCGGCCACCTCCTTTAGGCCCGCGAAGCTCCGCACCCTTTCGTCCTCCTCCCCAAGCCGCTCCGCCACGTGGGCCCGGGCGTCCACGCCCATCTCCAAGAGGGCCCGGGCGATCCGCGCCGGGGTGTGCTCGGGGTCGGTGTAGACCACGGAGAGGGGGGAAAGGCTTAGCTCCAGGAGCACCCCACCCAAAGGCCTTCCGTGGAGGGAGAAGAAGCGGGCCCCGTCCCAGGGGAGCTTAAGCCTGGCGAAGGCCTCCTGGAAGGCGGTGGGGGCGGGGTGGACCTCGGCCTCGGGGAAGCGTTCCAGGACCCTTTTGCCGATCCCGTGGAAGAGGGGGTCCCCCGAGGCCAGGAAGGCCACCTTCTTCCCCTCCTTAAGCCGTGTTTCCGCCAGGTCCAAAAGGGCCTCCAGAGGGCCCTGGACGGGCACCTTCTCCCCGGGGTGGTCGGGGAAGTGGGCGAGGTGGCGCTTGCCGCCGATCAAGACCTCCGCCTCCTCTAGGCGCCTTAGGGCCTCGAGGCTCAGGCCCTCCCGGCCCCTCGCGCCCATCCCGATCACGTAGACCATCTACCCCTCCCTGTGGGCCTTGGAGGTGTCCACCCCCCCGTCCGCCGCGAGGCGGATCAGGGCGTGGAGGGCGGCCACCACCAGGGTGCTCCCCCCCTTCCGGCCCTCCGTGACGATCCAGGGCACCGGGGCCTCCATGAGGGCCCGCTTGGCCTCGAGGACGTTCACGAAGCCTACGGGCATCCCCAGGACCAGGGCGGGCCTCGCCCCTTGCCGGATGGCCTCCACCAGGGCGAGGAGGAAGGTGGGGGCGTTCCCCACCCCCACGATGGCCCCGTCCAGAAGCCCCTTTTCCCAGGCGTAGGCCACCGCCGCCTCGGCCCGGGTCCCCCCCGTGGCCTTGGCCCTTTCCACCACCTCGGGGTGGGCGAGGAGCTCCACCACCTCGTTGCCGAAGAGCCTGAGCCTTTCCGGGTTTAGGCCGCAGGCGATCATCCGGGCGTCCACCAGGATCCGCGCCCCCTCTTGGATGGCCTTTAGCCCGGCCTCCACCGCTCCCGGGCTAAACCGGGTAAGCGCCTTGTACTCAAAGTCGGCGGTGGCGTGGATCATCCGGCGCACCACGGGCCACTCCAGGGGGGAAAACCCGTGGGGCCCCGCTTCCTCGTCCACGATGCGGAAGCTCTCCTCCTCTATGGCCCGCCCCTTTTCCGTCATCTGGTGGGCGGGGTTTTTCTGCGCCCTGATCAGGTCATCCACGGTACACCTCCCGGTCGGGCCAGGCGGCGAGGCACCGCCCTTCGTCAAAGTCCGTGAGGGCCACGCTCACAAAGGGCCTTTCCCCGATGTAGGCCTGGAGCTTCTCCCGGGCGAGGCGGACGAGGTTCACGAAGAAGAGCTCCAGGCCCTCTTCTAAGGCGATCTCCAGGAAGCGGCGGGCGGTGGCCGCCCCTTCCGCTTCCTTGAGGGCCTTGGGGCTTGCCCCCGCCTCCTTGAGGAGGGAAAGGAGGAGGGAGAGGTTCACCTCGCCCCCGGCGGCGTGGGTCATGGTCTTGCCGTCGGCCATCTTGGAGATCTTCCCGATCATTCCCACGACGCGCACCACCTCCACCCCCACCTTCCTGGCGGCCCGGAGGACGTCCCCCACGAAGTCCCCCATCTCTATGAAGGCCATCTCGGGGAGGTGGGGGAGGAGCCTTTGGGCGAAGCGCTCGCTCTTGCCCCCCGTGGTGGCGGCGATCTCCAAGAGCCCGTTCGCCCGCGCCACCCCCACCGCCTGGACCACGCTCATGCGGAAGGCGCTGGTGGAGTAGGGCTTCACCACCCCCGTGGTCCCGAGGACGGAAAGCCCCCCGAGGATCCCGAGCCTGGGGTTTAGGGTCTTCTTGGCGAGCTCCTCCCCGCCGGGGATGGCGATGGTGATGGCGAGGGGCCTTTCCGTCACCTCCCGCACCGCTTCCCAGATCATCCGCCTGGGCACGGGGTTGATGGCGGGCTCCCCTACAGGTACCCCGAGGCCGGGCTTGGTCACCACCCCCACCCCCTCGCCCCCCTCGAGGCGGTCTTCGCTCGCAAAGCGCACAAAGGCCTGGATCTCCGCCCCGTGGGTCACATCGGGGTCGTCCCCGGCGTCCTTGATCATCCCCACCAGGACCCCGTCCCCCTTCCGTTCTAGGCGGAAGACCCTGAAGGGTTGCCGCCACCCCGCGGGGAGCCAGATGTCCACCACCTCCGGGGCCTCCCCGAGGAGGGCGAGGGCCGCGGCCTTGGCCGCCGCGGCGGCGTTCGCCCCCGTGGTGAAGCCGATGCGGCTTCCCTTCTTGTCCCGGGGCGGGGGGTAAGGGTGGCTCATGCGGGCCTTAGGGCGTAGAGCCTCAAGGAAACCAGGAGGCCGAAGAGGCCAAGGCCTAGGGGCAGGGCAAGGGCCTCGAGGTCCACCCCCCCAAGCTCCGCCAGGGCCAAAAGGAGGGCCACGGCCACCACCGCCCATCCGAGGAGGCGGCTCGCCTCCTCCGCCCTTCGGGAGTCCTTGGCCAGGTTCTGCAGACGGCTCGCCAGAAGCCCGTCCACCCCGGCCACGAGCAGCATCCCCAGGGTGAAGAAGGCCCCGAGGCGCAAAGGGGAAAGCTCGGCGGAGAGGGCCAGGGCGGAAAGCTGGCTGGCCGTTTCAAACCCGAGGCCGAAGGGGACCCCGAGGAGGAGGGGGTTGAGGAGGGGAAGCCCTTTCGGGGGGGTGGGAGGGGTGGGCTTTAGGAGCCGGTAGAGGTTCAGGGCCGCCACCAGGAGGAGGAGGAAGGCGGGGAGGTGGAGGGCCTCGAGGTCCACCCGCCCGAGGAGGTTCGCCGCGGGGAAGGCCAGGAGGGTGACGACTCCCCCGTGCCCCAGGGCGAAGAGGACGCCGTTAAGGGGCGAGGG
This region of Thermus thermophilus genomic DNA includes:
- a CDS encoding cobalt-precorrin-5B (C(1))-methyltransferase, whose product is MSHPYPPPRDKKGSRIGFTTGANAAAAAKAAALALLGEAPEVVDIWLPAGWRQPFRVFRLERKGDGVLVGMIKDAGDDPDVTHGAEIQAFVRFASEDRLEGGEGVGVVTKPGLGVPVGEPAINPVPRRMIWEAVREVTERPLAITIAIPGGEELAKKTLNPRLGILGGLSVLGTTGVVKPYSTSAFRMSVVQAVGVARANGLLEIAATTGGKSERFAQRLLPHLPEMAFIEMGDFVGDVLRAARKVGVEVVRVVGMIGKISKMADGKTMTHAAGGEVNLSLLLSLLKEAGASPKALKEAEGAATARRFLEIALEEGLELFFVNLVRLAREKLQAYIGERPFVSVALTDFDEGRCLAAWPDREVYRG
- the bluB gene encoding 5,6-dimethylbenzimidazole synthase → MASSWAFSKAEREAVYRALLTRRDIRHFRPDPIPEEVLERLYQAFHAAPSVGLTQPWALVEIRERATKERVFALHQKARARERVLFQGKAQQVYDRLRLEGLLEAPLHLAVFQRPVARSLGHHTMPETLAYYSVVLAVGNLWTAARAEGIGVGWVSILDPEAVARLLGAPPGYRLLAYLCLGYPRAWPDEPLLERAGWRRREPLLRYRERFP
- a CDS encoding cobalt-precorrin 5A hydrolase; translation: MPELGPLRPERVAVYTLTLPGLAVAERIQRALPGSTLYAAAKYRGLSEGAVYFEEPIKELLLKTWALHDGHVFVMASGIVLRAIAPLILDKRVDPAVLVVDLKGRYFVPLLAGHLGGANPLARHLAEALGGEAVLTTGTDSLRAPAPDLLAKALGARVPDWSPLKEVSALLVDGRAVGFWSDCVDLSPLGRYPMVRVLEEPRPEGVEGMVLFTVRKAFPLPVPAFFAHPPALVLGIGCNRGTPLEEIRREVFAFLEEGGFARESLRVLTTAELKRDEAGLLAFAEEVGLPLRFYPKEVLNAQRIPNPSEAVFRHTGLWGVAEAAVLAEGARLLVEKTKRGNLTLALGVLSLGIPEEALP
- a CDS encoding cobalt-precorrin-4/precorrin-4 C(11)-methyltransferase, with the protein product MRPVVHVVGGGPGDPELLTVKGARLLGEARFVLYTGSLFPEGALRALAPKAALLDSKGMTLEEIVLALAEEAQKGGGVVRLHSGDPGLYGTLLEEKEALEALGVGVEVVPGVTAAFALAARAGLSLTAPGVAQAVAFTRLGVRTPVPEGQDPKSLARKGLTLAVYLSGMHPRRLSRELLEAGLPGDTPVLYGHKVAQPGEEVGLTDLKGLAHLPARDTTVYLVGEALRAKGTRSRLYDPDFKHRYRR
- a CDS encoding CbiX/SirB N-terminal domain-containing protein, producing the protein MILLAAHGSPDPRAQALAQGLRKGLERRLGEEVLLGFIEHQSPTLLEAALELAKGGGGVVLPLLLLGAGHLKADLPLALEAARGRYPKARLLLARPLGTHPALVALWAERLGRRGATPEDGAVLVLRGGTDPGANAEGAALARLIEEKTGVPTVPAYAAKARPTPREALLRLAALRPRRVFLLPHLFFRGVVEERLQGRVAGLDLEILPPLMGHPALLEALADRYREALEGGYAPCDTCRYRFPLGRFAPRREAQIAGLRALRHALFAPGRHPHGPFTHLLLCTGEDCRARGALGLLRRLEEGLRDLGPLVQLTPTPCLSRCGKGPVLIAYPEGVVYGGLSPEDALPLRKTHLEGGEVYREKLLEVI
- a CDS encoding nickel permease, which gives rise to MTGLELLAVALGMRHGVDPDHLAAVDGLSRVRPSPLNGVLFALGHGGVVTLLAFPAANLLGRVDLEALHLPAFLLLLVAALNLYRLLKPTPPTPPKGLPLLNPLLLGVPFGLGFETASQLSALALSAELSPLRLGAFFTLGMLLVAGVDGLLASRLQNLAKDSRRAEEASRLLGWAVVAVALLLALAELGGVDLEALALPLGLGLFGLLVSLRLYALRPA
- a CDS encoding SAM-dependent methyltransferase, with product MKLYLIGLGPGDPELLTLKALRLIQRLPVLFYPKEEGREPIALGIARPFLPEGKPLLPLPLFTGGDRKEAERARREAAHRVREALSRYGEGGYLVLGDSLLYASPLNLLPYLEGVAVEAVPGISAHQLAAASLLKPIALGEEGFAAVTGLGPVDPEGLNRFQSVFVYKAKDLEALEKAFPDREGWAFLRLGMPGERVLPLGAAKGVARDYWTLVGLWRKGGKG
- the cobA gene encoding uroporphyrinogen-III C-methyltransferase, with protein sequence MRGKVYLVGAGFGGPEHLTLKALKVLEVAEVVLHDRLVHPGVLALARGELVPVGKEGYGEKTPQEAITARLIALAREGRVVARLKGGDPMVFGRGGEEALALRRAGIPFEVVPGVTSAVGALSALGLPLTHRGLARSFAVATGHDPALPLPRADTLVLLMPLHALGGLKERLLERFPPETPLALLARVGWPGEAVRLGRVEDLPGLGEGLPSPALLVVGKVVGLYGELLGL
- the cbiE gene encoding precorrin-6y C5,15-methyltransferase (decarboxylating) subunit CbiE, encoding MVYVIGMGARGREGLSLEALRRLEEAEVLIGGKRHLAHFPDHPGEKVPVQGPLEALLDLAETRLKEGKKVAFLASGDPLFHGIGKRVLERFPEAEVHPAPTAFQEAFARLKLPWDGARFFSLHGRPLGGVLLELSLSPLSVVYTDPEHTPARIARALLEMGVDARAHVAERLGEEDERVRSFAGLKEVAEERFLDPNVLILEAKGPLPPRLGFFPDEAFEQRMPKKGLITKREVRLLALGLLGLPPNGVLWDIGAGTGSVGIEAARLAPWGEVYAVEKNPESWPHIEENARRFGAFNLHLVKGEAPKALEGLPAPHAVFVGGSGGELEEILRVSLEALRPGGRLVVAAITLENLLAAYGFLKGTGLPLEGFQVQASRVVPLARYHRLEAQNPITLLAVTKEVA
- a CDS encoding precorrin-8X methylmutase; translation: MDDLIRAQKNPAHQMTEKGRAIEEESFRIVDEEAGPHGFSPLEWPVVRRMIHATADFEYKALTRFSPGAVEAGLKAIQEGARILVDARMIACGLNPERLRLFGNEVVELLAHPEVVERAKATGGTRAEAAVAYAWEKGLLDGAIVGVGNAPTFLLALVEAIRQGARPALVLGMPVGFVNVLEAKRALMEAPVPWIVTEGRKGGSTLVVAALHALIRLAADGGVDTSKAHREG
- the cobJ gene encoding precorrin-3B C(17)-methyltransferase → MGELFLVGMGPGDLPGLTQRAREALEGAEVVIGYSTYVKLLEEMGLLAGKEVVRKGMTEELDRAEEALERALSGQKVALVSGGDPGIYGMAAPVLELMEERGLKRVDGGVGLPGRFAGEEGEVFLAVIPGVTAANAVASLLGSPIAHDTCLISLSDLLTPWPLIERRLHAAGQGDFVVVLYNPQSKRRDWQLRKSAEILLGYRPKETPAALVKSAYRKRQEVALTTLEGLKEAEAGMLTTVVIGNSQSRFYEGTFLTPRGYALKYDLGTKEALPGKTPGLSLVSPEGASSGRRDA
- a CDS encoding DUF3209 family protein, with the translated sequence MACHELSALRIAIGELLEKEAHDLLHEREELAPVLGERPELKRLAEAKTFPALEEALREALLHLEERAAQEPEEPYWRGLLLAVEAMEGRLRALKAEAEALYQDLDALHRRLHRLFPRRR